The proteins below come from a single Mucilaginibacter mali genomic window:
- a CDS encoding alpha/beta fold hydrolase yields MKKYPLIILLFLAIASFGQVRTIDSKTDGKYIRVNGARLWVVTVGDGDPIILIPGGPGGAHPGLRSFDALAQNHHQLIYFDGFGRGKSDTALNVSEYTLARDIEDIEGLRKALKLEHVSVLGHSYGGVVAQGYALKYPEHLSHLILANTFHSFVMWQENDDNSNREIKTNYPEVWNELTKLRDKGLVSSDARHQEIYGRVPYGFLYAYNPSKFEGGKSDYPNSMNTKLYYQMVGRDGDFIVGSDIGSFDYRKQLKDLKMPVLIIGGRYDRVAVPWMMIKFKQYCPQAEFVMFERSGHNPQVEEPAREFAVINAFLAR; encoded by the coding sequence AGCTATTGCCTCCTTTGGGCAGGTGCGCACTATTGATAGCAAGACCGATGGTAAATACATCCGTGTAAACGGCGCCCGGCTTTGGGTGGTTACCGTTGGCGATGGCGACCCGATCATCCTGATACCGGGAGGCCCTGGTGGCGCGCATCCCGGTCTGCGCAGTTTCGACGCGCTGGCGCAAAATCATCACCAGCTAATTTATTTTGATGGCTTTGGTCGCGGTAAGTCTGATACGGCTTTAAACGTGAGCGAATATACCCTGGCCCGCGATATTGAAGACATTGAGGGGCTGCGCAAGGCACTGAAGCTTGAGCACGTTTCGGTTTTGGGCCACTCGTACGGTGGCGTGGTGGCACAGGGTTATGCGCTGAAATATCCCGAGCATTTAAGTCACCTAATATTGGCCAATACCTTCCACAGTTTTGTAATGTGGCAGGAAAACGATGATAACAGCAACCGGGAGATCAAGACCAATTATCCCGAAGTTTGGAACGAATTAACGAAACTGCGGGATAAGGGTTTGGTTTCCAGCGATGCCCGGCACCAGGAAATTTATGGGCGCGTACCTTATGGCTTTTTGTATGCCTACAACCCATCAAAATTTGAGGGCGGCAAAAGCGATTACCCCAACAGTATGAACACCAAACTATACTACCAGATGGTAGGCAGGGACGGCGATTTTATTGTAGGCAGCGACATCGGCAGCTTCGACTACCGTAAGCAACTGAAAGACTTGAAAATGCCGGTACTGATCATAGGCGGAAGGTACGACCGTGTGGCCGTACCCTGGATGATGATAAAGTTTAAGCAGTACTGCCCGCAGGCAGAGTTTGTGATGTTTGAACGATCGGGCCATAACCCGCAGGTGGAGGAGCCTGCACGCG